CTACCTGTATATTCAGGCTAAATGCGTCATTGATTTTGGGAAAAACCGTCTCGAAAAACCAGCGCGTCGACAGTAACGGGTGTGTAGAGCTGAGTAATGCGAACGGTAGCGCAGAAAGCCAGAAAAATGAGATAAGTATCTTCGAAAAAACGGAGGATAATATCGAGCCGTAAACCAGTCCTATTACCGGGGATATCAAAATAAAAAAGGCAATATGTAAACGCGAGCCGTAGATCTGGTAACCTATAAATGAGCAAAACACCAAAAAACTGAGAAAAGCAAGCAGAGCGTACCATTTGGCTTCCTTCGAAAGTCGTGCAAAGAACAGCATCGGTATACTGAACAGCACAACCCACATCGCGAAGAAATTATGTGCGAAATCTTCATTGAAATTGAGCTTATTCATTTTAAACACCATTCCCACCCCGGGCTTGTTCAGCGGCACGCCGATGAGCTCGTGCAAACCCAGAAGCTTTGATTCCATAAAATGATTATACGCATTACCCGGCGAAACAAAGCCCAAATGCAGAAAAGTATGTTTGGATACCGATGAAATCAAATCGCCCGCACTGCGAATATCCGCCCGGTTTCCGTTGCTCATCGTACCAACCGGCGACTCAAATATTTCGTACGTGCGCAGCCAGAAAGGCGCATTCAGGAGCAGCACGATCATCACTATACCGGCCATCGCCAATGCCAGCGCTTTCCAGAAAACGGGTCTGACTAAAAGGAAAATCAGGAGATAGAATCCAAAAGGCAATGCGTAAAACACGAACGTCCCTTTGGTCATTAGTCCCAGTGAAACGGTCAGGGCAATCAGAAACAGTACTACATATTTCCGGTTGATTGTAAAATCAAAAACATAAAAAGCTGTCGCCGTGATCAGAAATGCGACAACCAGGTCATTCTGCGTGGTCATTGATTCCAGTACCACAATCGGCAGCGTCGCTGTAAAGCATAGTGCAATCCGTAAAGCACGGTTTGTGCCCGAAAACAATTCAACCAGCAAGGAAACACAAACCAGCGTCCCCCCCAGACAAAGCCATTGCAGCAACTGAAAGTAGCGGTTGCCGCCAGAGACCAGATAAGTATGTAAATGCACATATTCCGAGAAAGGACTAAAAGAGATAGCGCGCTCAATATGAGAAGCGTAGTGCTCTACATTGCCGTTTTGAACCCAGTAAACAAGCCTGCTCAAATGGTAACTGAGGGAATCGAGGTTGTTCGGCGTAGCGACGAGGGCCACGAGCAATGTACAGCCTGCCAGGGACACCAGTGTAAAAACCGTAAGTACGCCGAGCTTTTTATAAAACGCTTTGAACGATGTTTTCCAGTCACCAAAAATCGTGCGCAAATTGGTCCGGTGTGACTTTTGAAGCCTGGCCGAAACCGCAATTAATGCGACATTCAGCACCACCCACAAAGAATTGATTGCGAGCGCGTTGACGAGGTTGAAGGCGCTCAGCATCTCGGTACTGGCTGCGATAAAAAAGAACAGCAATACTGCGGAAGCCAGCAAAGAGCGCCGGAACGATTGAGGAGAACCTTTAAAAAATGCCAGATAGCTGCTCGCGGTGCAAAGCCACAACGCAAGCGGAATCAAAAAGATCATGCGGAAGGTCAGGTACTGTTTGGCTAATATGTACCAAAACTAACTAATAAGACGAAAACAATGATACCAAATCACCGCTGAATGCCTCATTTAACCATTATATTCAATAAAATGCAAAAGCGCAGCCAGCGAATGTAGTTTCGTCTGCCGGTTCTCAAAACTGATATCCCAGGCATTTCCGCTCTCCGGATCTGACAAAACACTGATTTTAAAGCGCGCGGTACTGTCCTGATCAACTTTTATTCCTGCTCTATGTAATGCTTTTTTAGTCCAGAATACCTCCTTCTCACTTCCCGACAACTCGATCGCAAACGATCTTGACTGCCGCTCAATGACAAAATTACCCGAAAGCGCGTCAAACAATATCCCGTTTTTATTGAAAGCGGATTCAAAACACCCATTCAATATCAGATCCTCGGGCACGCCGGTAACCAGCTGCTTTTCCGGCTCCATCAGCCAAAGCTGATCCGCAGTTTGCAAAGCAAGATCGAGCTCGTGCGTACTCAGCAGAATGGCTTTCTGTGTTTCACTGGCCAGGTAATGCAGCAACTTCATCAGTTCGATACGGCTCGGGAGGTCCAGGTGTGCGGTGGGCTCGTCGAGCATGATTACGCCGGTATCCTGCGCCAGGGCTCGCGCCAGCATCACTTTTTGACGTTCCCCGTCGCTGAGCTGGTTCATGTGCCGGTCGAGTAGATGGGCGCTTCCCGTAAATGCGACCGCATCGCCCACTTTTTCCTTATCTTTTTCACTTAATTTCCCAAGCCAGCCTGTGTAGGGCGTGCGGCCCAACTCGATCACCTCTCTGGCGGTCAGGTTACCTGTTTCCAGTCTTTCCGTGAGTACCAGACTGAGTTTGGTAGCCAGTTCCTGGGGTTGCAGATCGGTTAATGGTTCCGTACCGAGCAAAACCTGTCCTGCGAGTGCGGGTTGCAAACCGGCCAGCGTACGCATCAGGGTAGACTTACCCGAACCATTTGCGCCAAGCAGGCATACCATTTGCCCCGCTTGTAAATTCAGGTCGAGGTCGCGCGCAATAACCGTTTCGGTTTTTTTGGAACGATAACCTATCGAAAGCCCGGTGGTCGTGAGTAAAGGTTGCAGTTCTTTCATGAGAACGAAGACCGGAGGTTATTACTGCGCAAAATAACCCAGATTACCACAGGAGCACCTAAAAGCGACGTCACGACATTAATAGGGATAACCGATTCCGTCCCCGGTAATTGCGCCACAATATCACAAAACAGCATCAACACTGTCCCTGTCAGGCAGGTTGCGGGTATAAGAATCCGGTGATTGGAAGTTTGTAGCAGCGATCGGGTCAAATGCGGGATTGCAATGCCGATAAAACCGATTGGTCCGCAAAAAGCGGTGATACTGCCTGTCAGCAAGCTGGTACTGATCATGATCAGCAGGCGCGTCCGGACAATACTGAGTCCCATACTCTTCGCGTAATTCTCTCCCAACAACAACGCGTTCAAGGATTTGGAGCAAATGTAGGCTAGTACCAGCCCAAACACTACCACCACTGCCAACGCAAACAAATGATACTGGGTAACCCCGCCGAGCGAGCCGAAAGTCCACATAATGTATTCCTGCAGCTGCTCCGGCTGACTGATATACTGCCAGACACTGACTACCGAAAGGGTAATAGTCCCGATCATGACACCGACGATCAGCAGCACCACATTGTCTTTCACCCTTCCAGCGATCAGGATGATCAGCGACATGACGAGCCCCGAGCCGAGAGAAGCCATTAAAATGACCAGCCAGCTGCCCGAAATCCCCAGTTCGCGTATCGCGTACATTCCCGCACTGCCGCCACCGGCCAGCATGACGGAAGCGACGCCCAGACCGGCACCGGCTGTAATCCCGAGCTCAGAAGGTCCGGCAAGCGGATTCCGAAATAATGTCTGCATTTGTAAACCACTGACAGACAGGCCGCATCCTGCCAGCACCGCAGTAATTGCCTTCGGGATCCGGATCTTTTCGACTATAAACAGCCAGGCCGTATTTTCTGATTCCTGAAAAGCTACGATTTTAAATACCTCCTTCAACGGGATCGCAACAGAGCCTGACATGATATCGAGCGCAAAAAAAGCGAGCGTCAATATTCCCAATATGGTCAGGATCAGCCCTTGTCTGTTTGCGCGTGCAATCATTCGTTAAGGAAGTTGTTTGTAGTAAACCAATTGATGCCCAGGCAGCAGTTCGGGGTGAAATATATGGATCAGATCGGCCAAAACCGTGTGCGGATTGATCGTGCCCGATTCAAAAAAATCATTTGCCCCCTGCGCATTCACGCGACTATTATAGCTGTACATCTTGCCGCTCTTCGCCGCTTTGAAATCGGTATAACGGGAATCCTGCGCCAAAATGCTCTTTCGCGTGTCGTTTTTATCAAAACCAACATTGACCCAATATTGAGCCTCCAATGCTTTTGGATATACCGTTTCAAAACTAAGCGAAAGACTCCCGCCGCCCCTGGTATTGCCCCAGTAATAGTCGGCACCAGCGTCTTTCAGGAACTGTGACATATAATTTTCACCATTTGGTAAAAACCATATGTCTTTGATATTGAGACCAGAAATCACGGAAGGTTTTGTGCTCACCGAGCCGGCAAGCCTGGTTAGCCGGTGATATTCTTTTTCAATTACATCAAATTTCTCATTCACCACCTTTTCCTTGTTCAGCAGCGCGGCCGCCAGCTTGACCCACTCCATTCTGGCAAGTGGCGTGGTTTCTATCCATTCGGAATTGGCAAGAACGGGTATTCCGGCTTGTTTGAGAATTGTGTAACTGTCCTTTTTTGCACCCGGCGCGCCGACAGTCATGACGAGATCAGGATGCATTTCAACCAGCTTTTCCTGATTTAATCCATTATCGCGGCCGACCTCTGCAACTTTCCCGCCCTTGATCATCCCATTTACGGAAGGTGAATATACATATTGCAGGCTTCCCAGGCCGGTTAATATGCTTTCAGCGCCGAGAAATTCCAGCAACCCAATGTGCATGGAAGACATTGCGACCATACTTTTCAGCGGGATTTGGATTACCTGTGCATCGGGAAATCCTTCCGGGCGACTTATTCCTTTTTCGAGCAGGATATACTGATCTTCGGGTGAGTTGGGGTCAGCACTTTTAATGCTTACAATTTTATATTGGTCAAAATACCGGATAGAAAAACCTTTCGCATAACGAACACCAG
This Dyadobacter sp. UC 10 DNA region includes the following protein-coding sequences:
- a CDS encoding ArnT family glycosyltransferase; protein product: MIFLIPLALWLCTASSYLAFFKGSPQSFRRSLLASAVLLFFFIAASTEMLSAFNLVNALAINSLWVVLNVALIAVSARLQKSHRTNLRTIFGDWKTSFKAFYKKLGVLTVFTLVSLAGCTLLVALVATPNNLDSLSYHLSRLVYWVQNGNVEHYASHIERAISFSPFSEYVHLHTYLVSGGNRYFQLLQWLCLGGTLVCVSLLVELFSGTNRALRIALCFTATLPIVVLESMTTQNDLVVAFLITATAFYVFDFTINRKYVVLFLIALTVSLGLMTKGTFVFYALPFGFYLLIFLLVRPVFWKALALAMAGIVMIVLLLNAPFWLRTYEIFESPVGTMSNGNRADIRSAGDLISSVSKHTFLHLGFVSPGNAYNHFMESKLLGLHELIGVPLNKPGVGMVFKMNKLNFNEDFAHNFFAMWVVLFSIPMLFFARLSKEAKWYALLAFLSFLVFCSFIGYQIYGSRLHIAFFILISPVIGLVYGSILSSVFSKILISFFWLSALPFALLSSTHPLLSTRWFFETVFPKINDAFSLNIQVGSQNLNLMQESVLFAEPGQILWGDFLPEIEEIVSYINARNPQKIGFDFTEASYDYGFQHALQKEGRIFEHVLVRNPSKVLEETGFQPDLILAERYEGERLNYHGQSYKVGFRTRDKWIYIPQNELK
- a CDS encoding ABC transporter ATP-binding protein, with translation MKELQPLLTTTGLSIGYRSKKTETVIARDLDLNLQAGQMVCLLGANGSGKSTLMRTLAGLQPALAGQVLLGTEPLTDLQPQELATKLSLVLTERLETGNLTAREVIELGRTPYTGWLGKLSEKDKEKVGDAVAFTGSAHLLDRHMNQLSDGERQKVMLARALAQDTGVIMLDEPTAHLDLPSRIELMKLLHYLASETQKAILLSTHELDLALQTADQLWLMEPEKQLVTGVPEDLILNGCFESAFNKNGILFDALSGNFVIERQSRSFAIELSGSEKEVFWTKKALHRAGIKVDQDSTARFKISVLSDPESGNAWDISFENRQTKLHSLAALLHFIEYNG
- a CDS encoding FecCD family ABC transporter permease, which translates into the protein MIARANRQGLILTILGILTLAFFALDIMSGSVAIPLKEVFKIVAFQESENTAWLFIVEKIRIPKAITAVLAGCGLSVSGLQMQTLFRNPLAGPSELGITAGAGLGVASVMLAGGGSAGMYAIRELGISGSWLVILMASLGSGLVMSLIILIAGRVKDNVVLLIVGVMIGTITLSVVSVWQYISQPEQLQEYIMWTFGSLGGVTQYHLFALAVVVVFGLVLAYICSKSLNALLLGENYAKSMGLSIVRTRLLIMISTSLLTGSITAFCGPIGFIGIAIPHLTRSLLQTSNHRILIPATCLTGTVLMLFCDIVAQLPGTESVIPINVVTSLLGAPVVIWVILRSNNLRSSFS
- a CDS encoding ABC transporter substrate-binding protein, whose product is MKNLFLLPLIFVLLQGCNTDKTSQEQQQGRQGKTSYSDTTGVRYAKGFSIRYFDQYKIVSIKSADPNSPEDQYILLEKGISRPEGFPDAQVIQIPLKSMVAMSSMHIGLLEFLGAESILTGLGSLQYVYSPSVNGMIKGGKVAEVGRDNGLNQEKLVEMHPDLVMTVGAPGAKKDSYTILKQAGIPVLANSEWIETTPLARMEWVKLAAALLNKEKVVNEKFDVIEKEYHRLTRLAGSVSTKPSVISGLNIKDIWFLPNGENYMSQFLKDAGADYYWGNTRGGGSLSLSFETVYPKALEAQYWVNVGFDKNDTRKSILAQDSRYTDFKAAKSGKMYSYNSRVNAQGANDFFESGTINPHTVLADLIHIFHPELLPGHQLVYYKQLP